In the Pirellulales bacterium genome, one interval contains:
- a CDS encoding SDR family NAD(P)-dependent oxidoreductase — MRVLQGKRALITGTASGIGRAIALALAAERCHVYLLDIDDAGAAETAALARRNGVEAISARCDLTVPAQISTSIQKLLERWPAIDILVNSAGVAYYGPTENMTAAQWDWLLKINLLAPIQFTRELLPTLLAQPEGHILNVCSIAGLVAGGRAAAYQVSKFGLVGFTEALRSEYVRRGVGLTALCPGPVQTNLYRSAISGRPGRPVPEPPAWACATPEQVARKAIRGIRKNSSVVLVTPMAYALSYIKRLSPGLLDWLNCLGRKKRSPAVATSPGLRLADLPTPSVAMATIIRANRFSNRPMAAKTIAAERLHFDSGGVHCEALLMRPARREEPLPLVIMAHGFAADKSFGLAPYAEQFVRRGMAVMLFDYRHFGGSGGVPRNLVSHWRQREDWQAALDFAGRLPGIDPARIALWGTSFSGGHVLECASRNPNVAAIVAQVPMLDVPGSLRGYSLRYLRQAAWHGLRDLARAATFRSPHRVPVIGSASAFAIMNKPGCESGYRRLISDEIAWANSCPARVLLTSLLNRPIKRAARVQCPALFVVAEQDQLAPARTVRKAAARMAGATVVSLPGDHFAPYFDETFEEAVRVEADFLERCLINAVRLPISERRPATSPARKQRLSPQLRAA, encoded by the coding sequence ATGCGTGTGCTTCAAGGAAAGAGAGCACTTATAACCGGGACCGCGTCGGGAATTGGCCGCGCGATCGCGCTCGCGCTGGCCGCCGAACGCTGCCACGTCTATCTGCTCGATATCGACGACGCCGGCGCTGCGGAAACCGCCGCGCTGGCGCGGCGGAATGGTGTGGAAGCGATCTCCGCGCGTTGCGACCTCACCGTTCCCGCCCAAATCTCGACCAGCATTCAAAAGCTGCTCGAGCGCTGGCCGGCGATCGACATCCTGGTTAACAGCGCCGGAGTGGCCTACTACGGCCCGACGGAGAATATGACCGCCGCGCAGTGGGATTGGCTGCTGAAAATCAACCTGCTGGCGCCGATCCAATTCACGCGCGAATTGCTGCCGACCCTGCTCGCCCAGCCGGAGGGACACATCCTGAATGTGTGCAGCATCGCCGGATTGGTGGCTGGCGGGCGGGCGGCCGCATATCAAGTGAGCAAGTTCGGACTGGTCGGGTTTACCGAGGCCCTGCGATCGGAATATGTGCGCCGCGGCGTTGGTTTGACGGCGCTCTGCCCTGGGCCGGTCCAGACGAATCTATATCGCTCGGCAATCAGCGGGCGACCGGGTAGGCCAGTCCCCGAGCCGCCGGCTTGGGCGTGCGCGACGCCTGAGCAGGTCGCCCGCAAAGCGATCCGTGGCATTCGGAAAAACAGCTCGGTCGTGCTCGTGACTCCCATGGCTTACGCTCTGTCGTACATCAAGCGGCTGTCGCCCGGACTGCTCGATTGGCTCAATTGCCTGGGGCGCAAAAAGCGATCGCCAGCCGTCGCGACGTCGCCCGGTCTTCGCCTGGCCGATCTTCCGACGCCAAGCGTCGCTATGGCGACGATCATTCGGGCCAACAGGTTTTCGAATCGCCCGATGGCGGCCAAAACGATCGCCGCCGAGCGACTGCATTTCGACAGCGGCGGAGTGCATTGCGAGGCGCTCCTGATGCGGCCAGCGCGCCGAGAGGAGCCGCTGCCCTTGGTCATCATGGCACACGGCTTCGCGGCCGATAAAAGCTTCGGGCTTGCTCCCTATGCCGAGCAGTTTGTCCGTCGCGGCATGGCGGTGATGCTATTCGACTATCGCCATTTTGGCGGCAGTGGCGGAGTGCCGCGGAACCTGGTCAGCCATTGGCGGCAGCGCGAGGACTGGCAGGCCGCGCTCGATTTCGCGGGCCGACTTCCAGGGATCGACCCCGCGCGAATCGCGCTCTGGGGGACATCCTTTAGCGGCGGGCACGTGCTGGAGTGCGCCTCTCGCAATCCGAATGTAGCGGCGATCGTCGCGCAGGTGCCAATGCTCGACGTACCCGGCTCGCTCCGCGGATACTCGCTGCGATATCTGCGGCAAGCGGCGTGGCACGGCCTGCGCGATCTCGCCAGGGCCGCGACCTTTCGCTCACCGCATCGAGTGCCCGTGATCGGCTCGGCGTCGGCCTTTGCCATCATGAACAAACCGGGCTGTGAGAGCGGATACCGCCGATTAATTTCTGACGAAATTGCTTGGGCAAACTCCTGCCCGGCGCGGGTCTTGCTGACGTCGCTATTGAATCGGCCGATCAAGCGCGCGGCCCGCGTCCAATGTCCGGCGCTGTTCGTCGTCGCCGAGCAAGACCAACTCGCCCCTGCTCGGACGGTGCGGAAAGCCGCGGCGCGAATGGCAGGTGCGACGGTCGTTTCGTTGCCCGGCGATCATTTCGCGCCCTATTTCGATGAAACCTTCGAGGAAGCCGTCCGCGTCGAAGCCGACTTTCTGGAGCGCTGCCTCATCAATGCCGTTAGGCTCCCCATCTCGGAGCGCCGCCCGGCGACGAGCCCGGCACGCAAGCAGCGCCTCTCGCCCCAACTCCGGGCCGCATGA